Within the Achromobacter spanius genome, the region CTGCCGAGAAGATAAGAACCAGCAGCACAAGTCCGATCATCGCGGACGTGTTCCGGCGCATCTTCAAGGCCATCACCTTGAGCTGCTGCGCGCGGGCCTCGCGCGTGGTGGCTGCCCCGTGCACCGAAGCCGGCGCAAGCGTCGTGTTTTCTAGCATGCAGTGTCCTTAGCGGGTGCGCGGATCAAGCGTCCAGTACAGCAGGTCGCAGATGAGGTTGAGCGTCACGAAAATCACGCCTATCAGCAGCGTGCAAGCAACGACGGAATTCATATCACCCGCGAGCAGCGAGTTCGTCAGGTAGCGGCCAAAGCCCGGCCAGGCGAACACCGTTTCCGTCAGCACCGCACCCTCCAGCAGGAAGGCATAAGACAGCGCGACGACGGTGATGACCTGGATGGCAATGTTGCGGAATACATGCACCCAGATCACTCGCCATTTGCTGAGCCCCTTGGTGCGGGCGGTGATCACGTATTCCTGCTCAAGCTGTTCGATCATGAACGAGCGCGTCATGCGGCTGATGTACGCCATCGAGCCAAGGCCAAGAATCGACGCGGGCAGGATGAGGTGCGAAAACACGTTGCGGAACACTTCCATGTTTCCGGACAGGAGCGAGTCGACCAGGAAGAATCCCGTCACCGGATCCAGATCGAATTCGTAGGCCATATCGATACGGCCCGGGCCGCCGACCCAGCCCAGCGTGGAATAGAACAGGACCAGGCCCATCAGTCCCAGCCAGAAGTTCGGTGCGGAGTACGTCACCAGCGACATCACGCGCGCGGCGTGATCGACCCAGCTGTTGCGGTAGACGGCGGCGGCCACTCCCAGCGGCACGCCCAGACAGGTGCCGATCAGCATGGCGACGGTGGCAAGCTCGATGGTTGCCGGAAAGGTGCGCGCGATCTCGACGCTGACCGGGCGGCCCGACAGCAGCGCATTGCCGAAATCGAAATGCAAGATGTTCCACAGGTAGTTTCCGAACTGGACGATGAGCGGCTGGTCCAGGCCCATCTGCACATACATCCGGTCGTAGGCTTCCTTGGTGGCGTTGTCGCCCAGCACGGCAAGAATCGGGTCCAGCGGCAGCAGTCTTCCTATGAAGAAAGTCAGCGCCGCCAGGCCGACCAGCGTTACGGCCATGGACCCGAGCCGGGCGAGAATCGCGGCGGCTTTCGGGGA harbors:
- a CDS encoding ABC transporter permease, which codes for MNVASPASGAAAARRRRNTLLSPKAAAILARLGSMAVTLVGLAALTFFIGRLLPLDPILAVLGDNATKEAYDRMYVQMGLDQPLIVQFGNYLWNILHFDFGNALLSGRPVSVEIARTFPATIELATVAMLIGTCLGVPLGVAAAVYRNSWVDHAARVMSLVTYSAPNFWLGLMGLVLFYSTLGWVGGPGRIDMAYEFDLDPVTGFFLVDSLLSGNMEVFRNVFSHLILPASILGLGSMAYISRMTRSFMIEQLEQEYVITARTKGLSKWRVIWVHVFRNIAIQVITVVALSYAFLLEGAVLTETVFAWPGFGRYLTNSLLAGDMNSVVACTLLIGVIFVTLNLICDLLYWTLDPRTR